From the genome of uncultured Methanobacterium sp.:
TCTTAAAATGCGACCTTTGATACTTAGATAAAAATCAGACTTTGGATCTAATTCAATGACTTTGTTTACACATTCTAGAGCATCATCATATCTTTCTAGTTCCATAAGAGCAAAAGCCTTATTAGATAAAATGGATTCATCTTCCGATTCTTTTTCGATTTGGGCATTGGAATACTTCAATGATTTTTCAAAACATTTTTTTGAATCTTCAACACCCATTTCCCCCATTAACATCCCTTTCCAACGCCAATACAAAGAATTTTCGGGATCTAGTTCCAATGCTTTATTATAACATTTTAAAGCCTCAGGATATTTATTCATTTTTCTTAAAAGATTACCTTTAGAACTCCAGAAATGAGATACTTCACTATCAATCTTTAATGCTGTGTTAATAGACTCTAAAGATTCTGGATATCTTTCCAAATACTTTAAAGTTACAGATTTTAATGATCGATAATGGGGATTTTCAGGATTTAAATCAATGGCATCTTCAATAGCATCCATAGCATCCTGATATTCTTTCAGCTGCCCCGTGAATATTGCTATAAAATACAATGCCCTGTCTTCATCTGGATCGATATCTAAAATTTCGTCACAACAGTCAATAGCTTCATTGTACTCTTTAATATCATAAAAAACCATAGATTTCGCATAATAAGCTCCTATATATTTAGATTTAAAATGTAAAGCTCTATTAAAACATGCTATAGCTTTATAATTTTCATTAAGATTATTTAGGGTTCTTCCTTTGCCAACCCATGTTTCAGCATCATCTGCACTCAACTTCAAAGCTTCATCAAAGCATTTTAAGGCTTCATCAAATTTTTCCATTTCATTGTAAATTATTCCTTTATTCTTCCAGGCATTTGAATATCTGGGGTTTAATTCTAAAGATTTATCATATGACTGAATTGCCTCCTTATATTTTTCAAAATAAAGTAATTTATTACCTTGATTAAACCATTTAATTGCCACATCCGGGTTTCTATTCAAATCTTTTTCAAATAATTCCAAAGCTTTCTTGTAACATTCATCTATTTCTTCTTTTTTTCCATCCCGTACTAAAAAATCTCCTTTAACTTGCCATGCCCATGCACATTGTGGAAACGTTTTCAAATAATCATCTATTAAAATTAATCCTTCTTCAAATTCAGCATTTTTTTCGTAAATTTGTTCAATTTGAGAAAAAGCAGAGAAATTATCCTGATCTGATAGAATAACCTTATAATAAAAATTTATTGCACTTGAATCTTCACCAATGGTTCCTAACAGTTTTCCCATATTATACCATAAGTCATTGAAGATTCTTGATATTATTATAAAATCACCTTTATGCCCAATTTATGAAATAAATGATAATTTTAACATTAGTATACACATTTATAATACTTCCTATTCGTGAAGGTAGGTCTTCACTCAAGTTAGGGGGTCCATGAATCTGTATGTGATAGCATTAAATAATCACAGTATCAGCCGTATTTTTCATTTTCAAAAAGGATAAAAGCAGATTCTAATTTGTCATGGGCATTGAAAATGAGACTATCAACGTCATTCAAGAATTACACCTTCATTTTTAATCTGGGATGCGAAGTAAGTGTTTTCCATTTGGTGATACTCTTCAGGACTTATGACCTTAACTGAAATGTAAACTCCCTTATCCATGAGAAAATCGCCCACTTTTGGATATAATTTAGATTTAGTCTTGAATTTATCCCGAGATATGACTAAAATATCAATATCAGAACCTTCATGGTCATCTCCCCGGGCTACAGAGCCGTAAAGAATAACTTCTTCGATTTCAGGAAAATCAAGAAAGACTCGAAAGTCCCGGGCAATCTTCATTCGATCCATTTTAACACCTTTAATAATATTATGTCCTGTATGATTAATTAAAATACCTAGGAGTACTGGGAATTATTATCCAATCAGTTGATAATTATTTAAATTCAGCAAATCATTATTAAAATGTGGGGGTGAGAGTTTGAACTCAGAGGAAATAGTTCAAAATGCAACTGACAAATTGAAAGAAGATTTTCGAGAGAATAGGGATTGTTTTTTTAATGTACATGATCTGCATCATGTATTTTTCTGTAAGTTATCTCAATTAGGGAACCTGGTACGACCAGAATATCCAACTAGACGACGATTTTTTGTGGATAAGGAAGATTCTAAAGAATACATCAGTGGAAAGCATTCATTTCCCCCTAGGGGTGAAAATGTTCCTAAAAGTTCCCGGAGAGGGCATTACGACTTTGCCATTTTGGATGAAGAATTTTACCTGGAATTTAAAGGTTTAAGTGATCGGTTTGAACGATTATCCAGTAAAAACGTGGACACTAACCTAGACCAGGAAGGCAGGAAATACGTGGATATTGCCATTGAATTTAAATATATAACCGGGCAATGTCAGCGTGACAATATTGAATTTTCTATTTTCAAGCTTAAAGAGGCAGAAGAAGTTAGGAAGAAGATATTTTTAGTTTTCATAAGGAAAGAGGGAATGAGCCCTGAAAGATATGAAAAGATTATCAACTTTTTAAACCGAATGAAAGAAGAATCAAAAGGGGAGATAGATATAGAGATCATAGAACCTGATGATGACAGGCAGGTTTTGTTTTCTTAAATCTCACGTAGATATAGTTTTCTGAAATTATCAGGGGATAAACCGGGATTAATCATCATTTAAATACTAATTATTTATTATCATGGTTAGTTAACCAGAATGTTATTTAATGAACAGGTTAAAATCTTATTAAAATCGCTAGATGTAAAGCTTGAAATCTTTATTGTTTCACTTTTTGACCATGGAGTTCAACTTCACGAGGATCATTGTTGAGTGATTCTTTTTGATGGTCCAATCCCAACATTTCATCAAGTTTTTTCTCAGATAATTCTACGGGTTCTTCTTTAAATGATTTTGTTTGATTTTCAATTTCCATGTTTGCCAATAATTCCTGTAAGGAACTAATATGTTTAATTACAGGGGAATTTCTATTGGTCTGGTATAATTGAATGTTACCTACTTTCTTTGTTTTAATGATTATGTTTTCACCTAATAATTTATCCAATAGTTTATAAACAGTAGGTCTGGTGATTTGAGCACCTTCAGCAAGCTCTGTTTTAGAAAATTCCGACCAGGGATGTGCTACTAAAAAATCGATTAATTTTACCTGTGAACATTCACCAAAAATTTTAGTTAACATAAAACGTATCTCCTTGTAAATAAATTATACACTGATGTAAATAAATATATCGGGTACTCTTATATTGTTATTACTAAATGTTAATTAATGACATATGATGATCTATCCAAATTGATTCATTTTCATTACATCGAAAAGGATATTATGGTGGAAAGCACACCCCTGTAATTCA
Proteins encoded in this window:
- a CDS encoding tetratricopeptide repeat protein is translated as MGKLLGTIGEDSSAINFYYKVILSDQDNFSAFSQIEQIYEKNAEFEEGLILIDDYLKTFPQCAWAWQVKGDFLVRDGKKEEIDECYKKALELFEKDLNRNPDVAIKWFNQGNKLLYFEKYKEAIQSYDKSLELNPRYSNAWKNKGIIYNEMEKFDEALKCFDEALKLSADDAETWVGKGRTLNNLNENYKAIACFNRALHFKSKYIGAYYAKSMVFYDIKEYNEAIDCCDEILDIDPDEDRALYFIAIFTGQLKEYQDAMDAIEDAIDLNPENPHYRSLKSVTLKYLERYPESLESINTALKIDSEVSHFWSSKGNLLRKMNKYPEALKCYNKALELDPENSLYWRWKGMLMGEMGVEDSKKCFEKSLKYSNAQIEKESEDESILSNKAFALMELERYDDALECVNKVIELDPKSDFYLSIKGRILRKLMCYDDSLKYFEKSIEIDPDDADWWYEKGRSLCGLKKYDESLKMFDKSLKLDPTHKESLCAKGILLEKFGEKSESEKYIQMVIDINPDFQLAQEAMQKLNMV
- a CDS encoding nucleotidyltransferase domain-containing protein, whose protein sequence is MDRMKIARDFRVFLDFPEIEEVILYGSVARGDDHEGSDIDILVISRDKFKTKSKLYPKVGDFLMDKGVYISVKVISPEEYHQMENTYFASQIKNEGVILE
- a CDS encoding winged helix-turn-helix domain-containing protein encodes the protein MLTKIFGECSQVKLIDFLVAHPWSEFSKTELAEGAQITRPTVYKLLDKLLGENIIIKTKKVGNIQLYQTNRNSPVIKHISSLQELLANMEIENQTKSFKEEPVELSEKKLDEMLGLDHQKESLNNDPREVELHGQKVKQ